The Emcibacteraceae bacterium genome contains a region encoding:
- a CDS encoding amino acid ABC transporter ATP-binding protein codes for MTTLIRLENVNKHYGSFQALNNINLEIKEGEVVCVIGPSGSGKSTIIRCINLLEQYDADGKITVENMPVQKGKDLKQVRAEVGMVFQNFNLFPHLTIIQNVMLAPLRVRRLSQEQAETLALSLLGKVGIAEQAKKYPAQLSGGQQQRVAIARALAMEPKALLFDEPTSALDPEMVGEVLDVIRKLADTGVTMIIVTHEMGFARQVADRVIFMDCGQIVEQGTPAELFDNPKEIRTRNFLKAVLNH; via the coding sequence ATGACAACACTGATCAGGCTTGAAAATGTCAACAAACATTATGGGTCATTCCAGGCCCTCAACAACATAAATCTGGAAATCAAAGAGGGGGAGGTCGTCTGCGTTATTGGCCCATCAGGCTCTGGCAAATCAACAATCATCCGCTGCATAAACCTGCTTGAACAATATGATGCAGACGGGAAAATAACTGTTGAAAATATGCCCGTTCAAAAAGGCAAAGATCTTAAACAGGTTCGAGCTGAAGTCGGTATGGTCTTTCAGAATTTTAATCTGTTTCCGCACCTGACCATAATACAGAATGTCATGTTAGCACCTCTTCGGGTCAGAAGACTGTCACAGGAACAGGCTGAAACATTGGCCCTTTCCCTGCTCGGCAAGGTCGGAATTGCCGAACAGGCAAAAAAATATCCTGCTCAATTATCCGGCGGTCAACAGCAACGTGTCGCCATTGCACGGGCGCTGGCGATGGAACCAAAGGCACTGCTCTTTGATGAACCCACATCTGCCCTTGACCCTGAAATGGTGGGTGAAGTTCTTGACGTAATCAGGAAATTAGCAGATACCGGGGTGACAATGATTATTGTCACCCATGAAATGGGTTTTGCCCGGCAGGTTGCGGACAGGGTCATATTTATGGATTGCGGGCAAATAGTGGAGCAGGGAACACCAGCAGAATTGTTTGATAATCCAAAAGAGATCAGAACCCGCAATTTTTTAAAAGCCGTATTAAATCATTAA
- a CDS encoding cysteine desulfurase-like protein translates to MALNMNYVRDQFPGLKSEWAFMDNAGGSQILKGCVDKITDYYYSNNVQLGGSYQVSQDALKAFTNGRENIATFFNAAKPEEIVFGPSTTVLLQFLSKSMASQFRAGDEVIVTITDHESNIGPWVWLEERGVRIKFWPMNKETYELELEALDALMTEKTKLVAFTHVSNLLGTINDVKKITEFVHERSALVCVDAVAYAPHRAVDVQDWNVDFYALSLYKTFGPHHAALYCRYDHMLNLDGLYHYFYGKDKIPAKLEPGNANYELSFGSGAIVDYLVALGEQAGANGSRREKLETAYKDIAAQETILCEKVLSYLRKRNDCTILGIKDGLDPRRVPTIAFTIEGKDPQKICLEMDQHKIAIRFGDFHARRLADSLNISKDNGAVRISLTHYNTVEEIEKLIRALDMVLTK, encoded by the coding sequence GTGGCATTAAATATGAACTATGTTCGGGACCAGTTTCCCGGCCTTAAAAGTGAGTGGGCATTTATGGACAATGCTGGCGGATCACAAATCCTTAAAGGCTGTGTTGATAAGATAACCGACTATTATTATTCAAACAATGTTCAGCTCGGCGGAAGTTATCAGGTATCTCAGGACGCCCTTAAAGCTTTTACCAATGGCAGAGAAAATATCGCCACTTTTTTTAATGCAGCAAAGCCGGAAGAAATTGTTTTTGGTCCTTCAACAACAGTGCTACTTCAATTTCTATCCAAATCCATGGCCAGTCAGTTTCGAGCTGGCGATGAAGTGATCGTGACCATAACAGATCATGAAAGCAATATCGGTCCCTGGGTCTGGCTTGAAGAGCGGGGGGTCAGAATTAAATTCTGGCCCATGAATAAAGAAACATATGAGCTCGAGCTTGAAGCGCTCGATGCTCTCATGACCGAAAAAACTAAACTTGTCGCCTTCACCCACGTATCAAACCTGCTTGGTACCATTAACGATGTTAAGAAAATAACAGAGTTTGTTCATGAGCGCAGCGCCCTTGTCTGTGTTGATGCCGTCGCTTATGCCCCGCATCGCGCCGTTGATGTTCAGGATTGGAATGTCGATTTTTATGCTCTAAGCCTTTATAAAACATTCGGCCCGCATCATGCTGCCCTTTATTGCCGTTATGATCATATGCTTAATCTTGACGGCCTTTATCATTATTTTTACGGGAAAGATAAAATTCCCGCGAAACTGGAACCGGGAAACGCCAATTATGAGCTCTCCTTCGGGTCCGGCGCTATTGTCGATTATCTGGTTGCTCTTGGGGAACAGGCCGGCGCAAACGGATCAAGGCGTGAAAAACTGGAAACAGCCTATAAAGATATCGCAGCACAGGAAACAATACTTTGTGAAAAAGTCCTTTCCTATTTAAGAAAAAGAAATGATTGTACCATTCTCGGCATAAAAGACGGCCTTGATCCGCGTCGCGTACCAACAATTGCCTTTACTATAGAAGGCAAAGATCCACAAAAAATATGTCTGGAAATGGATCAACATAAAATTGCCATCCGCTTTGGTGATTTTCATGCACGGCGCCTTGCCGATAGTCTTAACATAAGTAAGGATAATGGGGCAGTCCGCATCTCCCTGACGCATTATAATACTGTGGAGGAGATAGAAAAACTGATCCGTGCCCTTGATATGGTGCTAACCAAATAA
- a CDS encoding acetate--CoA ligase, with amino-acid sequence MSLKSYEETYKKWQMEPEAFWEEAATDISWYKKWDQVLDQSNAPLYRWYSGAQTNSCYNALDRHVEAGHGDRIALIYDSAMTGIIIMFTYQELLSQVETFAGVLKSIGVEKGDRVLLYMPMIPEAVIAMLACSRIGAVHTVVFGGFAAMELAKRIIDAEPKVIVTASCGLEPGKIIQYKPLLDEAQDFAKSTINTIIVERPECDVSIIPGRDFIWSEQMEIAKPAACEVLSATDPLYILYTSGTTGTPKGIVRDNGGHLVAMNWSMKNVYNMDPGDVYWAASDIGWVVGHSYIVYGPLIRGCTSILYEGKPVGTPDAGAFWRVISDHKVNALFVAPTAIRAIKREDPKAELLSNYDLSHFKTLFLAGERADPDTVKWSEDILKVPVIDHWWQTETAWSICANFMGIEHLPVKYGSPSKPSPGYDVRILNDEGVEVAAGELGNIVVKEPLPPGAMLTIWKNDKRCIDTYFSEFEGFYLTGDAGHKDEDGYLYIMGRTDDVINVAGHRLSTGSMEEVLANLPEVAECAVVGVQDDLKGQVPYGFLVLKNNVLKPHDEIINEAVKAIRQEIGAVASFKTAVIVKRLPKTRSGKILRRVMSSIAGKEEYSIPATLDDPIILNEISEALFG; translated from the coding sequence ATGTCGCTAAAATCATACGAAGAAACATATAAAAAATGGCAAATGGAGCCCGAGGCTTTTTGGGAGGAAGCGGCAACTGATATAAGCTGGTATAAAAAGTGGGATCAGGTATTGGACCAATCCAATGCACCGCTTTACAGGTGGTATTCAGGGGCCCAAACCAATAGCTGTTATAATGCCCTTGATCGTCATGTCGAGGCAGGACACGGAGACCGGATCGCCCTGATTTATGATAGTGCGATGACCGGAATTATAATTATGTTTACATATCAGGAGCTGCTTTCTCAAGTCGAAACCTTCGCCGGGGTGCTTAAATCTATTGGCGTTGAAAAAGGTGACCGGGTGCTTCTTTATATGCCGATGATCCCGGAAGCGGTTATTGCCATGCTTGCCTGTTCACGTATTGGAGCAGTTCACACTGTTGTTTTCGGCGGCTTTGCGGCAATGGAGCTGGCAAAACGTATCATTGATGCCGAGCCGAAAGTTATCGTTACGGCGTCTTGCGGGCTGGAACCAGGTAAAATAATCCAATATAAACCGCTACTTGATGAAGCACAGGATTTTGCTAAATCAACGATTAACACAATTATTGTTGAGCGTCCTGAATGTGACGTGTCCATAATTCCCGGGCGGGATTTTATCTGGTCAGAGCAGATGGAAATAGCCAAGCCGGCGGCTTGTGAGGTTTTATCGGCAACAGACCCGCTCTATATACTTTATACATCAGGAACCACTGGAACGCCAAAAGGGATCGTTCGTGATAACGGGGGGCATTTGGTGGCCATGAACTGGAGCATGAAGAATGTTTATAACATGGACCCGGGGGATGTATATTGGGCCGCTTCAGATATTGGCTGGGTGGTCGGTCATTCATATATCGTTTATGGACCGCTTATTCGTGGCTGCACGAGCATTTTATATGAAGGGAAGCCGGTCGGTACCCCGGATGCCGGTGCTTTCTGGAGGGTGATTTCGGATCATAAGGTAAATGCGCTATTTGTGGCCCCGACTGCGATCCGTGCCATAAAACGGGAAGATCCAAAAGCAGAGCTTTTGAGCAACTATGATTTAAGCCATTTTAAAACCTTATTCCTTGCCGGGGAGAGAGCGGATCCGGATACAGTAAAATGGTCAGAGGATATTTTAAAGGTGCCGGTTATAGATCACTGGTGGCAGACGGAAACCGCCTGGTCAATTTGTGCCAATTTTATGGGGATAGAACATTTACCTGTTAAATATGGCAGTCCCAGCAAACCATCACCGGGCTATGATGTTCGTATTCTTAACGATGAAGGTGTCGAAGTGGCGGCTGGCGAACTTGGTAATATTGTCGTGAAGGAGCCGCTTCCACCTGGAGCTATGCTTACGATCTGGAAGAATGATAAACGCTGTATTGATACCTATTTTTCCGAGTTTGAAGGGTTTTATCTGACCGGCGATGCCGGACATAAAGATGAAGACGGCTATTTATATATTATGGGGCGGACCGATGATGTGATCAATGTTGCCGGTCACAGGTTATCCACTGGTTCTATGGAAGAGGTTCTTGCCAACCTTCCTGAAGTGGCAGAATGTGCTGTTGTGGGCGTCCAGGACGACTTAAAAGGTCAGGTACCATACGGCTTTCTGGTTTTAAAAAACAATGTTTTAAAACCTCATGATGAGATTATCAATGAGGCGGTAAAGGCTATCCGTCAGGAAATTGGTGCCGTGGCCTCATTTAAAACAGCGGTTATTGTCAAACGGCTCCCCAAGACGAGATCGGGTAAAATTCTCAGACGGGTGATGAGCAGCATAGCCGGAAAGGAGGAGTATTCGATCCCGGCGACACTAGATGATCCAATAATTCTCAATGAAATCAGCGAAGCTTTATTTGGTTAG
- a CDS encoding glutathione S-transferase family protein — protein MIPTITAFKASPDGGKGMARDMPVRWAFEEVNQPYDVRLVTFEEMKETPHLTLQPFGQIPTYEEGNLALFESGAIVHQIAMSHRGLLPEEEQARARAVSWMFAAVSTIEPPILDLETAGYFERDKDWFDERKPMLKDRIRARLKRLSERLGRKEWLDDMFSAGDLMMVTVLRRLKNSGLLEEYQNLYEYVTRGEARPAFGRAFAAQLAIFKESQKEN, from the coding sequence ATGATTCCCACAATAACAGCTTTTAAAGCATCCCCGGACGGCGGTAAGGGTATGGCCCGAGACATGCCGGTCCGATGGGCTTTTGAAGAGGTTAACCAGCCTTACGACGTTCGTCTGGTTACATTTGAAGAAATGAAAGAAACACCACATCTTACGCTTCAGCCATTTGGTCAGATCCCTACCTATGAGGAAGGAAATCTGGCGCTATTTGAATCAGGTGCGATAGTGCACCAAATTGCAATGTCTCATAGAGGTCTGTTGCCAGAAGAAGAACAGGCAAGGGCAAGGGCTGTGAGCTGGATGTTTGCAGCAGTGAGTACAATTGAACCGCCCATTCTGGATCTTGAGACTGCCGGCTATTTTGAAAGAGATAAAGACTGGTTTGATGAAAGAAAGCCGATGCTTAAAGACCGGATACGAGCCCGGCTGAAAAGATTATCAGAGCGGCTTGGAAGAAAAGAATGGCTTGATGATATGTTCAGTGCGGGGGATTTAATGATGGTGACCGTTCTTCGGAGATTAAAAAATTCTGGCTTACTGGAAGAATATCAGAATTTATATGAATATGTGACTAGAGGGGAAGCCAGGCCAGCTTTCGGCCGAGCATTCGCGGCCCAATTGGCCATCTTTAAGGAAAGTCAAAAAGAAAATTAA
- a CDS encoding GNAT family N-acetyltransferase codes for MSIHWVTRNIRLPFWIGEICLFRKSFKLKAANIDFTNILPENIQEIIPRHPIDDTDGFMLYSAPMNENHKILWKNDAYIFYVQQSFHRYFINLDVDYEDYMQQFSSKTRSTFRRKVRKFEEESGGSIDWRIYRSPEEMQEFHKIAREISKETYQEKLLNAGLPDDDGFYKHMMQHAERGTAYGFLLYLNGEAVSYLYSPIYDGRMIYDHLGYLPEQSKLSPGIVLFLLVLEYLFETKPNSIFDFTEGQSEQKKQFSTNSIYCANLLCIENKFSNYFWLWLNNTINHLSDKVAAMLDKIGLKDTIKKLLRR; via the coding sequence ATGTCAATTCATTGGGTCACAAGAAATATCAGGCTCCCGTTCTGGATAGGTGAGATTTGTCTGTTCAGAAAATCCTTTAAATTAAAAGCGGCCAATATTGATTTTACTAATATTCTACCTGAAAATATTCAGGAAATTATTCCCCGACATCCGATTGATGATACAGACGGCTTTATGCTTTATTCAGCGCCCATGAATGAAAACCATAAAATACTCTGGAAGAATGATGCTTATATTTTTTATGTTCAGCAATCATTTCATCGTTATTTCATAAATCTGGATGTGGACTATGAAGATTATATGCAGCAGTTCTCTTCAAAAACCAGATCAACTTTCCGCCGCAAAGTTCGTAAATTCGAAGAGGAAAGTGGTGGTTCTATAGACTGGCGCATTTATAGATCACCTGAGGAAATGCAGGAATTTCATAAAATAGCCCGTGAAATTTCAAAAGAGACATATCAGGAAAAATTACTCAATGCAGGGCTTCCTGATGATGATGGTTTTTATAAACATATGATGCAGCATGCCGAACGGGGTACTGCATATGGTTTTCTATTATATTTGAACGGAGAAGCTGTCAGTTATCTTTATAGTCCCATTTATGATGGCCGCATGATTTATGACCATCTTGGATATCTGCCGGAACAATCTAAACTTTCTCCTGGAATTGTGTTGTTTTTGCTGGTTCTTGAATATTTATTCGAAACCAAACCCAACTCAATTTTTGATTTCACTGAAGGGCAATCTGAACAGAAGAAACAGTTTTCAACCAATTCGATTTATTGTGCAAATCTGCTTTGTATTGAAAATAAATTTTCAAACTATTTTTGGCTATGGCTTAATAACACAATAAACCATCTGTCCGATAAAGTAGCCGCCATGCTTGATAAAATTGGCTTAAAAGACACTATCAAGAAATTACTACGGCGGTAA
- a CDS encoding TonB-dependent receptor, which yields MKLKSKRMKNFKRSLIAGVSVIAISLGSSGYAQNSNSITNFNIEAGSLKEALNEYINQSGVQLIYRDEQLEGIWTDGIYGSSTREDALHQLLSGSNLTIREDSSGAILVMANNPIHKAGFQKISYAEDYQENLAVSQADETADQADAMPVEVIVAVGSQIKGARVTGTLPVTSMKSEDIQAIGAASGDELFRTLPSAGSMTFGGNSSNSQYYGVNSARGDVASINLRTLGAGNTLVLMNGRRLVDHPGAQPNEQNVPEVTVNMNAIPVMGLDRVEVLRDGASAIYGTDAVAGVINTVLRSDYEGLEVTSRYGKSFGTGMDELTLNSIAGFRVNNDKTHIVFSVNRFERDPMYAREREYSAQTDRRPLVVGTPFEGDLDFRNDSTATPWGVYVAQTHDGVGIPITQNGVQITSDTGRFSIQPTSLGNCTASLVGATDYCLTDKAVTDPSLRYNSAYDRQLIPASKRINLYSMITTEFENGWEMYTELGYYTAKSTYDYGKGNVGPLSHSPLWIPASNYWNPFGQITLDNGQPNPNRLPGLDINQVPAEGLDIPLGSRFGTRLLTMERKRITTVIDESFRVVQGLKGEIGDWDFDTAFVYSESETDDSSAGRISATEFIQTLGLNTPLAYNPFNGAGAYTDNAVDETPNPEATVNRYTITVDRYSKTSLLLADLKLSNAALFELPAGDVGFAIGAEFRRHTYLDDRDDRMTGVIPYDLPNPFGSILDSDVVGSSPNSDSYGDRNVFSVSSELILPLVSEDMDIPFVKELNVQIAGRYEDFSDVGSVIKPRVAASWYPVDGFQFRGSWALGFKAPNLAQTSAGKQVIVIPRQDYYFCDAAVQKGLTDSLANCNNATLDAIQGYLYNNTSTDRVTYGSDQLKPENTSSISFGAVWQPSAIEGLTLTADYWRIKQSGIVGIVSVIDNLKLDYAMRKLGLGPNPNIIRSAPTPEVNAFFAGSGVAPIGEAYQSLNPYMNLDDRVVSGIDAQVIYSLNDTSIGDFRFTVSASRLLKAEQSLGPLYDPILALNDPNITVVGGGNLLEQNDRPKLRGNASVSWFKDNWTTTIFANYIGAVNDLSASIPGPDGDPIYWRVDSWTTVNATVGYDFTEGSLEGFSIKAGLNNIFGTAPPLADEDFGFMSALHSPRGRYGYLDLKYAF from the coding sequence ATGAAATTAAAGTCAAAAAGAATGAAGAATTTTAAACGATCTCTAATTGCCGGAGTGAGTGTAATAGCTATTTCATTGGGTAGTTCAGGCTATGCCCAGAATAGCAATTCTATCACAAACTTTAATATTGAGGCAGGGAGTTTAAAAGAAGCTCTTAATGAGTATATTAATCAGTCTGGTGTACAGCTGATATACCGAGATGAACAGTTGGAAGGCATCTGGACAGACGGTATTTACGGCTCTTCTACTAGAGAAGATGCGCTGCACCAGCTTTTAAGCGGATCTAACCTGACGATACGAGAAGATTCTTCAGGAGCCATTCTGGTAATGGCTAATAATCCCATACATAAAGCAGGGTTCCAAAAAATATCCTATGCAGAGGACTATCAGGAAAATCTGGCAGTTTCACAAGCAGACGAAACGGCTGATCAGGCAGACGCCATGCCAGTCGAAGTTATTGTTGCTGTAGGGTCACAAATTAAAGGGGCGCGTGTTACAGGGACACTTCCTGTTACTTCAATGAAATCTGAAGATATTCAGGCAATTGGCGCGGCATCAGGTGACGAACTGTTCAGAACATTGCCAAGTGCAGGTTCTATGACTTTTGGCGGAAATTCGAGTAACTCGCAATATTATGGTGTTAACTCTGCCCGGGGTGACGTGGCAAGTATAAACTTAAGAACATTAGGCGCAGGGAACACTCTGGTGCTGATGAACGGGAGACGACTTGTTGACCATCCGGGCGCTCAACCTAATGAACAGAATGTACCGGAAGTCACTGTTAACATGAATGCCATACCCGTTATGGGACTAGACCGCGTTGAAGTGCTAAGGGACGGTGCTTCTGCGATTTATGGTACTGATGCTGTTGCCGGTGTTATCAATACTGTTCTTAGAAGTGATTACGAAGGGCTTGAAGTGACATCACGTTACGGTAAGTCATTCGGAACTGGTATGGATGAATTAACGTTAAACTCCATTGCAGGCTTTAGAGTGAATAATGATAAGACCCATATCGTCTTCAGCGTTAACCGGTTTGAACGGGACCCAATGTACGCTCGCGAACGTGAATATTCAGCACAGACCGACAGACGTCCTCTCGTGGTGGGAACGCCGTTTGAGGGCGATCTGGACTTCAGAAATGATTCTACAGCGACACCTTGGGGTGTATATGTTGCCCAGACCCATGATGGAGTGGGAATTCCAATTACACAAAATGGGGTTCAGATTACGTCTGATACCGGACGGTTCAGTATTCAACCGACAAGTCTTGGCAATTGTACGGCAAGTTTGGTTGGTGCAACTGACTATTGTTTGACAGATAAAGCTGTTACAGATCCATCACTTCGTTACAACAGTGCTTATGATCGGCAGCTGATTCCAGCTTCAAAAAGAATAAATCTGTACAGCATGATTACAACCGAATTTGAAAATGGTTGGGAAATGTATACGGAGCTTGGCTATTACACAGCAAAAAGCACTTACGATTATGGTAAAGGCAACGTTGGGCCACTTTCTCACAGTCCGCTCTGGATTCCGGCCAGTAACTACTGGAACCCATTCGGACAAATTACTCTTGATAATGGACAACCCAATCCAAACCGTCTGCCGGGGCTCGATATTAATCAGGTCCCTGCAGAGGGTTTGGACATTCCATTAGGCAGCCGGTTTGGCACTAGACTGCTGACAATGGAAAGAAAACGTATCACGACAGTAATTGATGAAAGTTTCAGAGTTGTTCAGGGGTTAAAAGGTGAAATTGGTGACTGGGACTTTGATACCGCTTTTGTCTATTCTGAATCTGAAACAGATGACAGTAGTGCTGGTCGTATCAGTGCGACTGAGTTTATTCAGACACTTGGTCTTAATACGCCACTTGCCTATAATCCGTTTAATGGTGCGGGGGCCTATACAGACAACGCTGTTGATGAAACTCCAAACCCGGAAGCAACTGTTAATCGTTATACAATAACGGTTGATCGCTATTCAAAAACATCATTGTTGCTTGCCGACTTAAAATTATCAAACGCGGCTTTATTTGAATTGCCAGCGGGTGATGTCGGGTTTGCGATTGGGGCAGAATTCCGCAGACATACATATCTGGATGATCGGGATGACAGGATGACCGGCGTTATTCCTTATGATCTACCTAATCCATTTGGTTCAATATTAGACAGTGATGTGGTTGGCTCAAGCCCGAATTCTGACAGTTATGGGGATCGCAATGTATTTTCGGTTTCAAGTGAACTGATCCTTCCGCTTGTAAGCGAAGATATGGATATTCCATTTGTAAAAGAATTGAATGTTCAAATTGCGGGCAGATATGAAGATTTCTCTGATGTTGGTAGTGTTATCAAGCCACGTGTGGCGGCTTCTTGGTATCCGGTTGATGGCTTCCAGTTCCGCGGTTCATGGGCATTAGGATTTAAAGCACCAAATCTGGCGCAAACTTCAGCCGGAAAACAGGTTATTGTGATCCCTCGTCAGGATTATTATTTCTGTGATGCGGCTGTACAAAAAGGACTAACAGATAGTCTGGCTAACTGTAACAATGCAACATTGGATGCGATACAAGGATATCTTTACAATAACACATCAACAGACCGTGTGACTTATGGTAGTGATCAGCTAAAGCCTGAAAACACAAGCAGTATTTCATTCGGTGCTGTTTGGCAGCCTTCCGCTATTGAAGGTCTTACTCTTACAGCAGATTACTGGAGAATTAAACAATCAGGAATCGTTGGGATTGTAAGTGTTATTGATAACCTGAAGCTTGATTATGCTATGCGAAAACTGGGCCTTGGTCCAAATCCGAATATCATCCGTTCAGCGCCTACACCTGAAGTCAATGCATTCTTCGCCGGTTCCGGGGTTGCGCCAATTGGTGAGGCTTATCAGAGCCTTAACCCATACATGAACCTTGACGACAGGGTGGTATCGGGAATTGATGCACAGGTTATCTACTCTCTTAATGATACCTCGATTGGTGATTTCCGCTTCACAGTGAGCGCCAGTCGTCTTCTTAAAGCGGAGCAATCATTAGGCCCTCTCTATGATCCGATTTTAGCGCTGAATGATCCAAATATTACTGTGGTCGGTGGCGGCAACCTTCTGGAGCAGAATGATCGTCCAAAGCTGCGTGGTAATGCAAGTGTGAGCTGGTTTAAGGATAACTGGACAACGACCATCTTTGCAAATTATATCGGTGCTGTTAATGATCTTTCTGCTTCAATCCCCGGGCCTGATGGTGATCCGATATATTGGAGAGTTGACAGCTGGACAACAGTGAATGCGACAGTTGGATATGACTTTACGGAAGGATCACTGGAAGGCTTTAGTATTAAAGCAGGTCTGAATAATATATTTGGAACAGCCCCTCCTCTGGCTGATGAAGATTTCGGCTTCATGAGTGCACTTCATAGTCCAAGAGGGCGCTATGGTTATCTAGATCTGAAATATGCATTCTGA
- a CDS encoding FecR domain-containing protein produces the protein MRKAEQNSALPSAENVELEAAKWLARIDSHYGDRTVCLDDYASHNVEFSVWLEKSITNRVALLRLLSIWKRTGRMSALKSPHSKPEVKLTNDQSDSKPNYKKVGGLLAAACLLIVLLIGFRTFESGQDAKTYQTAKGGHEVVPLIDGSTVELNSDTKFTVQMAKNERVIRLDRGEAFFEVSHDANRPFRIIAGDHTVTVLGTKFAVYRNAGEIEVAVTEGRVAIGEGTSKNAAPPTVILPGDIAKTEHGTLLVLNKGRDAVERELSWRHGYIVLDKRTLEEAAEEFSRYHKVEFVIKDQKIARMLVSGRFKSDNLEGFLRLLEEGFGFHISRLNDKISIEA, from the coding sequence ATGAGAAAAGCAGAACAGAATTCAGCTCTTCCATCTGCCGAAAATGTTGAATTGGAAGCTGCAAAATGGCTTGCCAGAATTGATAGTCATTATGGCGACCGAACTGTCTGTTTAGATGACTATGCAAGTCATAATGTAGAATTCTCAGTCTGGTTGGAAAAATCAATTACGAACAGGGTTGCCCTGTTGCGATTATTGTCAATCTGGAAACGTACGGGTCGTATGAGTGCTTTAAAATCACCGCACTCCAAACCTGAAGTTAAATTGACTAATGATCAATCTGATAGCAAGCCAAATTATAAAAAGGTTGGTGGATTACTTGCGGCAGCTTGCTTGCTTATTGTTTTACTGATTGGGTTCAGAACTTTTGAAAGTGGTCAGGATGCAAAAACGTACCAGACGGCAAAGGGGGGACATGAAGTTGTTCCACTTATAGATGGCTCAACGGTTGAATTAAATTCAGACACAAAATTTACTGTTCAAATGGCCAAAAATGAACGCGTCATCAGGCTGGATCGCGGGGAAGCTTTTTTTGAAGTTTCACACGATGCAAACAGGCCATTTAGAATCATTGCCGGAGATCACACAGTTACTGTATTGGGGACAAAATTTGCTGTTTATAGAAACGCGGGTGAAATTGAGGTCGCAGTAACGGAAGGACGCGTCGCAATTGGTGAAGGAACATCAAAGAATGCTGCTCCACCAACAGTCATTCTGCCTGGAGATATTGCAAAAACAGAACATGGTACATTACTGGTTCTTAATAAAGGCCGTGATGCAGTAGAAAGAGAGCTCAGCTGGCGGCATGGATATATTGTTCTGGATAAAAGAACACTGGAAGAAGCAGCTGAAGAATTCAGCCGTTATCATAAAGTTGAGTTTGTCATAAAAGATCAAAAGATTGCCAGAATGTTGGTGAGCGGAAGATTTAAATCAGATAATCTGGAAGGTTTCTTAAGATTATTGGAAGAAGGATTTGGATTTCACATCTCACGCCTGAATGATAAAATCTCAATAGAGGCATAA
- a CDS encoding RNA polymerase sigma factor, whose product MNNGKESLDEWFMDSVLPHEQALMRFLYRNWQDNSSEVNDLCQEVLARVYAAAQKERPMRIKSFIFATARNLLCDMIRREQVVRIEAVMDIEALNVINEEVGIEEQISSRQELKHLQVALESLPGNCRKVVELRRVWGYSQKETANQLGITEAAVEAHIQRGVLRLSEALRFVSEIAACKFNSKINRKADAGEEI is encoded by the coding sequence ATGAATAATGGAAAAGAAAGCCTTGATGAGTGGTTTATGGATAGCGTATTGCCGCATGAGCAGGCATTGATGCGCTTCTTATATCGTAATTGGCAGGATAATTCCTCAGAAGTAAATGATTTGTGCCAGGAAGTTCTGGCAAGAGTATATGCGGCAGCTCAAAAAGAGCGGCCAATGCGTATTAAATCTTTCATTTTTGCAACTGCGCGAAATCTGCTATGTGATATGATCAGAAGAGAGCAGGTTGTTCGAATTGAAGCCGTTATGGATATAGAAGCATTAAATGTTATAAATGAAGAAGTAGGAATAGAAGAGCAGATATCATCGCGACAGGAATTAAAGCATCTACAGGTCGCGCTTGAGTCATTGCCAGGAAATTGTCGGAAAGTAGTTGAATTGCGTAGAGTTTGGGGGTATTCGCAAAAAGAAACAGCAAATCAGTTAGGGATTACCGAAGCTGCCGTTGAGGCACATATACAGAGGGGCGTATTACGTCTTAGTGAAGCCTTAAGATTTGTTTCAGAAATTGCTGCGTGTAAATTTAACTCTAAAATAAATCGCAAGGCCGACGCAGGAGAAGAAATATGA